Proteins encoded together in one Stigmatella aurantiaca window:
- a CDS encoding DNA gyrase/topoisomerase IV subunit A gives MSTLAQAEIKTRKKQGASGNGGGGGPSAVGGGGGDNFQPAPLAEEARRRYLNYALSVITSRALPDVRDGLKPVQRRVLYGMYHDHRLTQEAKYQKSAKVVGTIMGQYHPHGDASIYDALVRLAQDFSLRYPLVDGHGNFGSLDGDAAAAMRYTECRLAGISGEMLTELGKKTVGFRPNYDGTLSEPIVIPSRLPQLLMNGTTGIAVGMATNIPPHHLGELCDALAALIENGSLAVKDLMKFVKGPDFPTGGQILNTKAELRDIYETGQGSIRIRGEYELEDMKKGGQQIVITSIPYTVNKSTLVSKIGDLVRERKLPLLLDVRDESTKEVRIVLEFKRDASPELVMAYLYKHTPLQTNFGVNLTCLVPTDNPEVGAPKRLDLKSILQYFLDFRFEVVTKRFQHELGELQKRVHVLEGFEKVYDALDEMIRIIRASEGKQDAAKKLMARFKLDEVQVDAILEMKLYKLARLEILVIQEELKQKRLEVKRIEGILKDKRKLWGTVKDELAEIKATYNDKRRTRIGGAGSEEVEFSADAFIADEDAHVVLTRDGWIKRVREVKDPSTTRLREGDAVMAVLAGSLKANLVLFSNFGAAYVTRFNDVPASTGYGDPVQKLFKFDDGERIVGALSLDARLHRPQKLVAVTKDGLGLRFPLEGHLEVSTRSGRRYAKTGEGDEIIGVQPVGEKDLLAVLTERTHATVCKAAEVNELAGPGKGVLVMKVESGDRVVDFLAAAPGQKDAAITFETQKGRKLSLTPAKYEVTARGGKGHEMSRKDSVKEVQRPITFVPLPEKKD, from the coding sequence ATGAGCACACTCGCACAAGCTGAAATCAAGACGCGCAAGAAGCAGGGGGCCTCGGGCAACGGGGGAGGCGGGGGCCCGTCCGCGGTCGGCGGCGGCGGCGGTGACAACTTCCAGCCGGCCCCGCTGGCCGAGGAGGCACGGCGGCGCTACCTCAACTACGCCCTGTCGGTCATCACCTCGCGCGCCTTGCCCGACGTGCGCGATGGCCTCAAGCCGGTGCAGCGCCGCGTGCTGTACGGCATGTATCACGACCACCGGCTCACCCAGGAGGCCAAGTACCAGAAGTCGGCCAAGGTCGTCGGCACCATCATGGGCCAGTACCACCCCCACGGTGACGCCTCCATCTACGACGCGCTCGTGCGCCTGGCGCAGGACTTCTCGCTGCGCTACCCGCTGGTGGATGGCCACGGCAACTTCGGCTCGCTGGACGGCGATGCCGCGGCGGCCATGCGCTACACCGAGTGCCGCCTGGCGGGCATCTCCGGGGAGATGCTGACGGAGCTGGGCAAGAAGACGGTGGGCTTCCGGCCCAACTACGACGGCACCCTGTCCGAGCCCATCGTCATCCCCTCGCGCCTGCCGCAGCTGCTCATGAATGGCACCACGGGCATCGCCGTGGGCATGGCCACCAACATCCCCCCTCACCACCTGGGCGAGCTGTGCGACGCGCTCGCGGCGCTCATCGAGAACGGCAGCCTCGCGGTGAAGGACCTGATGAAGTTCGTGAAGGGTCCGGACTTCCCCACCGGCGGCCAGATTCTCAACACCAAGGCGGAGCTGCGGGACATCTACGAGACGGGCCAGGGCAGCATCCGCATCCGCGGTGAGTACGAGCTGGAGGACATGAAGAAGGGCGGTCAGCAGATCGTCATCACCTCCATCCCCTACACGGTGAACAAGAGCACCCTGGTCTCCAAGATTGGCGACCTGGTGCGCGAGCGGAAGCTGCCGCTGCTGCTGGATGTGCGCGACGAGTCCACCAAGGAGGTGCGCATCGTGCTGGAGTTCAAGCGCGACGCCAGCCCCGAGCTGGTGATGGCCTACCTCTACAAGCACACGCCCCTGCAGACGAACTTCGGCGTGAACCTCACCTGCCTGGTGCCCACGGACAACCCGGAGGTGGGGGCGCCCAAGCGGTTGGATCTCAAGAGCATCCTCCAGTACTTCCTCGACTTCCGCTTCGAGGTGGTGACCAAGCGCTTCCAGCACGAGCTGGGCGAGCTGCAGAAGCGCGTCCACGTCCTGGAGGGCTTCGAGAAGGTCTACGACGCGCTGGATGAGATGATCCGCATCATCCGCGCCTCCGAGGGCAAGCAGGATGCGGCCAAGAAGCTCATGGCCCGCTTCAAGCTGGATGAAGTCCAGGTGGACGCCATCCTGGAGATGAAGCTCTACAAGCTGGCCCGCCTGGAGATCCTCGTCATCCAGGAGGAGCTCAAGCAGAAGCGCCTGGAAGTGAAGCGCATCGAGGGCATCCTCAAGGACAAGCGCAAGCTGTGGGGCACCGTCAAGGACGAGCTGGCGGAGATCAAGGCCACCTACAACGACAAGCGCCGCACGCGCATTGGCGGCGCGGGCTCCGAGGAGGTGGAGTTCAGCGCGGACGCCTTCATCGCGGATGAGGATGCGCACGTGGTGCTCACGCGCGACGGGTGGATCAAGCGCGTGCGCGAGGTGAAGGACCCGTCCACCACGCGCCTGCGTGAGGGCGACGCGGTGATGGCGGTGCTCGCGGGCAGCCTCAAGGCGAACCTGGTGCTGTTCAGCAACTTCGGCGCCGCCTACGTCACGCGCTTCAACGACGTGCCGGCCTCCACGGGCTACGGCGACCCGGTGCAGAAGCTGTTCAAGTTCGACGACGGCGAGCGGATTGTGGGCGCGCTGTCGCTGGATGCCCGGCTGCACCGGCCGCAGAAGCTGGTGGCCGTCACCAAGGACGGCCTGGGCCTGCGCTTCCCGCTGGAGGGGCACCTGGAGGTGTCCACGCGCTCGGGCCGCCGCTACGCCAAGACGGGCGAGGGCGATGAAATCATCGGCGTGCAGCCGGTGGGCGAGAAGGACCTCCTGGCGGTGCTCACCGAGCGCACCCACGCAACGGTGTGCAAGGCCGCGGAGGTGAACGAGCTGGCCGGGCCCGGCAAGGGCGTGCTCGTCATGAAGGTAGAGTCCGGGGACCGCGTGGTGGACTTCCTCGCGGCGGCGCCGGGCCAGAAGGACGCGGCCATCACGTTCGAGACGCAGAAGGGCCGCAAGCTGAGCCTCACCCCGGCGAAGTACGAGGTGACGGCGCGGGGCGGCAAGGGCCACGAGATGTCCCGCAAGGATTCGGTGAAGGAGGTGCAGCGGCCCATCACCTTCGTGCCGCTGCCCGAGAAGAAGGACTAG